A portion of the Homo sapiens chromosome 16, GRCh38.p14 Primary Assembly genome contains these proteins:
- the QPRT gene encoding nicotinate-nucleotide pyrophosphorylase [carboxylating] isoform X1 has protein sequence MDAEGLALLLPPVTLAALVDSWLREDCPGLNYAALVSGAGPSQAALWAKSPGVLAGQPFFDAIFTQLNCQVSWFLPEGSKLVPVARVAEVRGPAHCLLLGERVALNTLARCSGIASAAAAAVEAARGAGWTGHVAGTRKTTPGFRLVEKYGLLVGGAASHRYDLGGLVMVKDNHVVAAGGVEKQAVRAARQAADFTLKVEVECSSLQEAVQAAEAGADLVLLDNFKPEELHPTATVLKAQFPSVAVEASGGITLDNLPQFCGPHIDVISMGMLTQAAPALDFSLKLFAKEVAPVPKIH, from the exons GCCTGGCGCTGCTGCTGCCGCCCGTCACCCTGGCAGCCCTGGTGGACAGCTGGCTCCGAGAGGACTGCCCAGGGCTCAACTACGCAGCCTTGGTCAGCGGGGCAGGCCCCTCGCAGGCGGCGCTGTGGGCCAAATCCCCTGGGGTACTGGCAGGGCAGCCTTTCTTCGATGCCATATTTACCCAACTCAACTGCCAAGTCTCCTGGTTCCTCCCCGAGGGATCGAAGCTGGTGCCGGTGGCCAGAGTGGCCGAGGTCCggggccctgcccactgcctgctGCTGGGGGAACGGGTGGCCCTCAACACGCTGGCCCGCTGCAGTGGCATTGCCAGTGCTGCCGCCGCTGCAGTGGAGGCCGCCAGGGGGGCCGGCTGGACTGGGCACGTGGCAGGCACGAGGAAGACCACGCCAGGCTTCCGGCTGGTGGAGAAGTATGGGCTCCTGGTGGGCGGGGCCGCCTCGCACCGCTACGACCTGGGAGGGCTGGTGATGGTGAAGGATAACCATGTGGTGGCCGCCGGTGGCGTGGAGAAG CAGGCGGTGCGGGCGGCCAGACAGGCGGCTGACTTCACTCTGAAGGTGGAAGTGGAATGCAGCAGCCTGCAGGAGGCCGTGCAGGCAGCTGAGGCTGGTGCCGACCTTGTCCTGCTGGACAACTTCAAGCCAGAG GAGCTGCACCCCACGGCCACCGTGCTGAAGGCCCAGTTCCCGAGTGTGGCTGTGGAAGCCAGTGGGGGCATCACCCTGGACAACCTCCCCCAGTTCTGCGGGCCGCACATAGACGTCATCTCCATGGGGATGCTGACCCAGGCGGCCCCAGCCCTTGATTTCTCCCTCAAGCTGTTTGCCAAAGAGGTGGCTCCAGTGCCCAAAATCCACTAG
- the QPRT gene encoding nicotinate-nucleotide pyrophosphorylase [carboxylating] isoform 1 (isoform 1 is encoded by transcript variant 1) — protein MDAEGLALLLPPVTLAALVDSWLREDCPGLNYAALVSGAGPSQAALWAKSPGVLAGQPFFDAIFTQLNCQVSWFLPEGSKLVPVARVAEVRGPAHCLLLGERVALNTLARCSGIASAAAAAVEAARGAGWTGHVAGTRKTTPGFRLVEKYGLLVGGAASHRYDLGGLVMVKDNHVVAAGGVEKAVRAARQAADFTLKVEVECSSLQEAVQAAEAGADLVLLDNFKPEELHPTATVLKAQFPSVAVEASGGITLDNLPQFCGPHIDVISMGMLTQAAPALDFSLKLFAKEVAPVPKIH, from the exons GCCTGGCGCTGCTGCTGCCGCCCGTCACCCTGGCAGCCCTGGTGGACAGCTGGCTCCGAGAGGACTGCCCAGGGCTCAACTACGCAGCCTTGGTCAGCGGGGCAGGCCCCTCGCAGGCGGCGCTGTGGGCCAAATCCCCTGGGGTACTGGCAGGGCAGCCTTTCTTCGATGCCATATTTACCCAACTCAACTGCCAAGTCTCCTGGTTCCTCCCCGAGGGATCGAAGCTGGTGCCGGTGGCCAGAGTGGCCGAGGTCCggggccctgcccactgcctgctGCTGGGGGAACGGGTGGCCCTCAACACGCTGGCCCGCTGCAGTGGCATTGCCAGTGCTGCCGCCGCTGCAGTGGAGGCCGCCAGGGGGGCCGGCTGGACTGGGCACGTGGCAGGCACGAGGAAGACCACGCCAGGCTTCCGGCTGGTGGAGAAGTATGGGCTCCTGGTGGGCGGGGCCGCCTCGCACCGCTACGACCTGGGAGGGCTGGTGATGGTGAAGGATAACCATGTGGTGGCCGCCGGTGGCGTGGAGAAG GCGGTGCGGGCGGCCAGACAGGCGGCTGACTTCACTCTGAAGGTGGAAGTGGAATGCAGCAGCCTGCAGGAGGCCGTGCAGGCAGCTGAGGCTGGTGCCGACCTTGTCCTGCTGGACAACTTCAAGCCAGAG GAGCTGCACCCCACGGCCACCGTGCTGAAGGCCCAGTTCCCGAGTGTGGCTGTGGAAGCCAGTGGGGGCATCACCCTGGACAACCTCCCCCAGTTCTGCGGGCCGCACATAGACGTCATCTCCATGGGGATGCTGACCCAGGCGGCCCCAGCCCTTGATTTCTCCCTCAAGCTGTTTGCCAAAGAGGTGGCTCCAGTGCCCAAAATCCACTAG
- the QPRT gene encoding nicotinate-nucleotide pyrophosphorylase [carboxylating] isoform 3 (isoform 3 is encoded by transcript variant 3), whose product MDAEGLALLLPPVTLAALVDSWLREDCPGLNYAALAVRAARQAADFTLKVEVECSSLQEAVQAAEAGADLVLLDNFKPEELHPTATVLKAQFPSVAVEASGGITLDNLPQFCGPHIDVISMGMLTQAAPALDFSLKLFAKEVAPVPKIH is encoded by the exons GCCTGGCGCTGCTGCTGCCGCCCGTCACCCTGGCAGCCCTGGTGGACAGCTGGCTCCGAGAGGACTGCCCAGGGCTCAACTACGCAGCCTTG GCGGTGCGGGCGGCCAGACAGGCGGCTGACTTCACTCTGAAGGTGGAAGTGGAATGCAGCAGCCTGCAGGAGGCCGTGCAGGCAGCTGAGGCTGGTGCCGACCTTGTCCTGCTGGACAACTTCAAGCCAGAG GAGCTGCACCCCACGGCCACCGTGCTGAAGGCCCAGTTCCCGAGTGTGGCTGTGGAAGCCAGTGGGGGCATCACCCTGGACAACCTCCCCCAGTTCTGCGGGCCGCACATAGACGTCATCTCCATGGGGATGCTGACCCAGGCGGCCCCAGCCCTTGATTTCTCCCTCAAGCTGTTTGCCAAAGAGGTGGCTCCAGTGCCCAAAATCCACTAG